In Chelonia mydas isolate rCheMyd1 chromosome 7, rCheMyd1.pri.v2, whole genome shotgun sequence, the sequence TGTCCTTCCAAGCCTACCTGTTGCCCAGTGGTCAGGGTGATCTGCTGGGTTGTTTGAGACTGAGCTGAACCTGAGTGTCCCACATCTCAGGTGTGTGCACTGACCACTGAGCTCCTGCCTATTTTACACACACGCTGCCTGataggtgtgctctgagcacgCCTGCTGGACGGGACCCTGCTCAGGGGAATGTCTAGtaaagtttgagaatcccactgCAGTTGAGGAATGAACAAGGGCTCTCAGTAGCTGTGGGGTGACATAAGGACTTAGTGACTGTCTGTagagttaggtggcagctgagtggggatTTTGGGAATGTCAGTGGCACTTAAATGTTGAACTTAGGCACCTACAGAGGCAGACACctgagtccctttgtggatcttgACCAAAATGATTTGTCCAGGGTCACATAGGTAGTTTGTGGCAGAGATGGATATTGAGCCCAAATGTCCTGTACCCCAATGCAGCACCTTAACCACACCACAGTCATTCCTCTCATTTGCATTTGAAGTAGCCACATAGATAACTGATTTAATGGCTGTGAAGGGCCTGCTCTGAGTTCCCAAGGGACCTGCCATGCCCAGCGTGTGCCCATTCAATGGCTGACATGAGGCAAAATGCCCAGGCAAAGCAGCTCAAAGCCAACACAGGGACTCTAAGGGGGGAGGCAGTAGCTAAGCAGATCTGGGGCTCTGTGTCAGCTTCAATGGTGTTGTGGGAATGAGACCAGGAGGGGGGGCACAAGACCATTGGCAACAATCCCCCTTTTGTCAGCATGGCTGCGATGACCTCATCCTGTCCCGGGGGACAATGCCCCCCGTGTTCCCTGGCTGGGGGATCCGCGACAATGAGCCCAGTCAGGGCTGGCAAGCGGAagtggagccaggggagcgggGCAGCTAGGCCCCATGGAGTGGGGGTGACAGGGAGAGCTGGCCCCCCACAATGTGACAGGGAGGTTAATAAATCcaggggggagagggctggggtttCCTGCCATCTGGGAGCTTTGAAGCTCTCACTATGGTCCATCCCCCCAGCCATGAACACACACCTGGAGGGAGAGTTAGCCCTAGAGGGGAACCACTTGCCCAGAGTTGCTGgcaaagccaggattagaacctagGAGTCCAGGTGTGTGGGTGTAGGTGTGTGGGTATGGGGTGTTAGATCTCATGGTTGTATGGCCCCGCCACCAAAGGTGGTGGGGGGATTAGGGAGAATAGACAATGGACTCAGATGGGACAGAgctcccaccccctcacccctcccaccccaggatgGACATTTGGGGCAGGGTTCACACTAGTCACACTAGTCACTGTGTCCCCATGGCAACGATGTGGCAGAAATACACCCGGAGTGCAGGATGACTCAAAGGACCCCTTCCAACCACAAGACCTGACTCCTCGCTCAGAATGGGGATAAAATCCAGTGGTCCTGAcccccatcccccctgctctagcccacTGGACCACAGTCCAGGATACAACCTAGGAGTCTTGGCTCTCACTATCCCACCGCTGACCATAAGATACTTTTCTCTCCCAGGAGCTGGATAGTCAGGATTAAGGTTCTCtcaccagctctgggaggggagtggggtctagtggttagagcaggagggctaGGAaacagaactcctgggttctctcaccagctgtgggaggagaggtgtgagtgtgcgcatgtgtgtgcacatgcaggtCCCCTCCCCAGGTTTGCAATGGCTCCATTCATTAGAGATCTGCCCCAGAAAAGCCGTATCTAATCTGACTTGTAATTGGTACTAATTAGCGTTAATCACAGTGGGAAACACAGACCGGGGACCTTGGCTGGGGACGGGGGACAGAATGGAGCTGCTAATGAGTGGAAtagtgttttttttctctttctgctcctttatttttaaaatcgcTTGTGTTTTCCCAGACAGGCCGAGCCAGCAGGACCATGAGGAGCTATCCCTGCTGGCAGAATCATGTTTTTACTGACTGATTAAAGCCACGATTTCCAGCTACTTGGAACTTTAAATAAGTAAGAACCTTAGAGATCTCGCACGCTCATTGGTCAAATCTTCCCAGCAAAATAAGCAGCAGCTTTCCGACCGGCTTGCTCAGCCACACAAATAATTTTCTTTTGGTGAATCTGTGCTTAGCCTTGTGTGAGGGATCAGGAAGCTTCCGTAAAGTGACCATATTCGGGTGTTGTGTCCGAGATTTCTATCCCCCCAATAAGAGTGTTGGAGAAGTTTGGCAAGTCCcgattcctccccccgcccatctcccagagctggagatagaATCCAGGCGCCCTGACTCTCAGCTCCCCTGtttctaacccactagaccccactcccctcccacagttcATTCACATCAGCGGTGCTCCATTGGCATGACAAGCATTGTCATACATGTTTGATAAACTCAGATGCCTCTGATTTCTGCCAGGGGGTGGGTACAACCCTGCCCATAAGGGGAAGGGTCACACACTGCATATTTTGGCTCCATGCCCATGTCACTCCTGCCCATTGGAACCCCCTGGTGACTGAAATGCTCCTCATAAAGTGGTGTGGGAGGAGCTGTCTGGGAGCTTGAGCCATCTAGTCACATGCTGGAGACATAGGGTGGAATGGGCAGGGAGCTTGAGCCACCCAGCTGGGTCTTGAGCCATGGGGTGGCATCACTGGTGGCGAGCTACAGCCACCCAGCTGGGTAGCAGAGCCATCAGGCAACACAGCTGACAGCAAGCTAGAGTCACCCAGCTGGATACTGGAGGCATGGGGTGGCACAGGCGGCAGGGCGCTAGAGCCACCCAGCCAGATACCAGACTCTCGGTGCAGCACAGCCAGCAACGAGCTagagaggtcccttccaaccctgatattctatgagaccCCCAGCTGGATACTGGAGCCATGGTGCAGCGCAGCCGGCAGGAAGCTAGAGCCACCCAGCTGGATACTGGAGGCatggggcggcagaggcagcctGGAGGTAGAGCCACCCAGGCAGACACCAGAGCCATGGGGCGGCACAGCCGGCGGGGAGCTAGAGCCACCCTGAACCAATCAGCGCGGCCGCAGGCAGCAGCTGACTTCCGGGAAGGGGGCAGCTGGGGCCGGGCCGTGGAGCTGGAACTGGAGCTGGAGGTAGCGAACCCGCCGCGGAGCCCGGTGCGGGGCTGCGGAGCGGAGCGCCCGGGGCTCCCGCGCTGGGGCCGGGCTGTGCCGTGGGGTGAATGGCCCCACAAGGTGCCCGGGCaggctgccctgcagggctggggtcagccggcagcagccccgccccctgtGCTCCTTGCCGCCGGGGAGGCGGGGCTGTCCGGTTTATGGGCAGCCAGGAGAATAGAGACGGCGTCCACGGCTCCCAGCTCTAACcgctagaccccattcccctcccagagcggggaatagaacccaggtgtcctggatcctagccccaccccccagctctcatCAGTACAGCCCCAGAATTATATGTGTGTGGAGTTTAACTGGCAGCTTGGGGTCTCGCCCATAATGACCCCACCACCCCTACGGGCCCCTTCCCCGGTCAGAGGGGATGGCATGAGCCTGTGGTACTTCCCCTCTAGGAAGTGGCTGAAGCCCAATCCCCACCCCAATCTGCTCAATGCACCAGGCAGCCTTAGGGCACACGCATTCTGTGGGCAAGGGGCTTctcagtgggatgggggagaTGTGTGGTGCCCATGCAGCTAGCTTGCCGGGGCAGTAGGGGATGGCATGTGGGGCCCATGGGGCCCTCtctctggggcagtggggggcatgGTGCCCATGGGGCCCTCTCTCTGGGGCAGCGGGAGCCAGATCTCCAGGTGAGAGGGGGAGGCTTAGTGCCCCTGGGGCCAGGTCTCTTTGGCAGTAGAGGAAGGGGGGGTGTCATCCATGGGCCTAGATCtcctgggcaggaagggggcatGCAGTGCCCATGGGGTCAGTTctctggggcagtgtggggaggtaCAGCATCCATGGGGCAATCAGGGGCATGTGGTGTCCTTGGGACCAGCTTTCTGGGTGGGTGCAGTGCCTATGGGGCCAGCTCTCTGGGGCAATGGAGGGCATGTAGTGGACATGGGGACAGCTCTCTAGcttaggtgggggaggggtgcgtgGTGCCCATGGAAGTGGCTCTCCAGGGTCAGGGGAGGAACACAGTGCTCATGGAACCATCTCTTTAGGGCAATGTGGGGCCTTGGTATCCATGGGTTTGGCTCTCCAGGGTGTGCGTCATGGGGTGGTAGTCTGGCAGAGAAGCTGagtgatccccatcttttcctccctcccagaTGCCCTGAGCCTGGTGTCCAGGGACGGGGGGCACAGGGAAGCACCATGGATCCTGAGATCTCCATCATGCTGCAGTGTCCGTCTCCCAAGGGCCTGGCAGAGACAGAGGTGCAGGCTGAGCTCTCCCCAGCCTACGACCGGCGCCAGCTGCCTGGGGGCCAGGCCTGGATCGACGCTGTCTGGGAGGCCCGGTGCAGCCACAGCCCCTGGCTTTTCAACGGCTCCAAATTCCGGCTACACTCAGCCCAGCTGGATGGGGGCTCCCTGACCTTTCGCTTGGGCCTCACCTGCTACAAGGACTTCCTGGGCACCAACCGGGCTGGCATGGCCAggcacctccagcagcaggggcagcaggactTTGGGGACAGCCAGGCCTACCTGGCAGAGCCACTGGGAGTGGGTGCCATGGTGCATACTGCCGATGACTGCTTCGTCTTCCTAAGGCGCAGTTTGAGGGTGGGCGAGGCACCTGGCCTCGTAGACATCCCCGGGGGGCATCCTGAGCCACAGGTGCGTCCACCCAGCACCCCTAGAATGGAAAGgccccagctcccattccccacccccgatGCAGccagttctcccccaccctgggaAACCTTAAATCctacttcctgcccccactgcacatCTCCTGGACTCCCTGTAAGCGCAGGGATGTTTTTTTCCCTGGCATCCACCTCCCTTGCTgtgttccactccagaggtggctgcatttcctgaccctgggctccttcctctgctgcaggCTGTGGTGGGGGACGTCCCAGAAGAATCCATCCGTTTGGAGGATCTCCCCAGACAGATGGTCGTCAAGGAGATCTTCACCTCCATCCTGCGGGAGATCCGAGATGAGGTGAGAGATGTGGGGTATTGGCTGTTGGTGTCTCTGTGCTCTGCTGCCCTTCATTAACCTGCCTCCCTGCTCCATAGGTCAACCTGCCACTGCCCACCCTAAGCCAGCCAGTGCTGCTGGGCATTGCTCGGAACCAGACCAGCGCAGGTCGGGCCAGCGCTGAGTTCTATGTCAGGTAATGGGGCTAACTCAGGGCACAGAGAGGCCCTAGGGTACAGGGAGAGCTCAGGAGGCAGAGGCCCGATTTGGCGGATCAGGCTCAGGCACTGTTGATTTAGCTGCTGGCTTAAACCCATTTCCTGACTGTTTTGGATCTAGAAGCTAGAGGAACCCTGAAATTGGTGATTGATGGGATGGATCCAATCAGCAGTTGAAGTGCAACCTCCCCCCACATGCTGGGCCCTGGCTTCCTCTACCATATCCTCCCTACCCCCCAGCCAAAATAAACATACTAGCATGGTGCCAAGACTGGGGCCTcacattgtgccaggtgctgcacagacacacagtgagacagtccctgccctaaggaggTCGCAGTCTAACTAGACAGAAGGATAgttattcacattttacagatgggtaaactgagtcacaTAGCAGGGAtgccacttgcccaaggtcacagagagagtcagtggcagagccaggaatagaacccgggGGTcgtgagtcccagtcctgtgctatTACCACAAGGCCAGGCTTCAACTTTGCTGCCCATAGAGACAGAGAATAAACAGGGATAGCTGCCATTGGACCTCAGGCCCGGTTGTCTCCGTTCTGCTAATGGAGCTGCCCCATGTCCCAGGTGCAGTCTGACGTCGGAGCAGGTGAAGCAGAGATATGAGATCGGGGGGCCTGAAGCTCAGGAATCCACGGGCATCATCTTTATCAAGAGAGAGGTAAGGGGAGGGCACAGCCTGgcagatgggaatagaacccaggagtcctgactcccggtCCCCCTTCTCCAATCCACTGGATCCCACTCCCCTCTTAGATCTGGGAATTGAACTCCGGAGTCATGGGGGAGTCCCTGCTCTCCCAGCTCCTGTGGTCGATAAGGGTCACACATGAGTTCTGGGTGGTGCCGGCAGGTAccctgcctccctgctccctggtACTGACCCCGTGGTGTCCCTGTGCTTCCCCTGCAGGATGTCCTGACTCTGGAGCAGACCGGAGAGATGTGGAGGGAGCTGTGCCCATCTGCCAAGGGGGCTGTCAGACTCTACACCctggtgcagggtggggggcagtgacaGGAAGGGTACTGACCCCCCAGGCCACCATGGGGGCTTATCTGTGCCAAATTGGGCATCGACAGACCCTGCAAGCTCTCTGCACACGCCAGCCCTATGTCATGGAgccagcaggagggggatcacTGCAGGACCAGACTCACCTTTCCAGAGGCAGGGCCCTGCCCTGATCTGGGTCCAATTCTGGCTGTTTTACCCATTGCTGTTGAGAACCCATCTCCCAATAAAGAATTTATTCTTTGACTGCAGTGGCAGGTGCTAAGCCTCTGGCATGATCCCATTTACCAGAATGCACTGGGCTGGCCCAGCCTGGAAGGAGGCAGCAGCACCTCCCCATACCCTCCTATCTGGATGATCTCAGCCAGCTGCCACCAgaactgaagagagagagagagagagagtgggggagggactgGCTAGCTCAGGGGAGTGTGGAGTGTGATTCGGGGGTCTTTCCCTTCTAGGGGGCACTGGCACTTGGCCTTTCCCTGCTttagccccttccccaagggctACATGAGCTCTAGGGGGAATCCCCATGCCCCAGAGGGGGGCTGGTGCACCCCGGAGACTCTGATGGGCCTGGGGCACCATCCCCATGCTAAGGAGGATGAGGGACACTGGGTTCCCCCAGCTCTCTGGCCTGCATTGTCCAGTCTTACTATGCGGCAACCCCTCAGCCGGCCCTCTTGCCCCAGGGCTGGATACAGCACTAGTCGCTCATGATGATAATACAGAGgcctctgccccatctcccctcccagaaccagggagagaaaccaggagtcctgactcccaaccccatgttctaaccactggaccacacaCGCACCCCTCAGGTAGAGAGGGGACAAAATTCCTGGGCTCCGTGGGGtgtgggggtctagtggttagatctgGGCAGGATCTTTCCCCAGTCAAAGCTGGGCAGTGGATGGGGATGGCCCTGCATACCTATGGACATCCCATTCATGTCTGGAGGCGTCAGCCATAGGGGTCCTGGGATGCTGGGGCCCTGGAGACATTAATCCTGGTCTCGGCCGGCCCGAGGGCAGCTCAGCCCCTAATCGGCTCAAGGAGGGGTGAATGGCTAGTTTGATGGTGAGGCCTGGAATCCCAGCTGATTAATTGTATTCAAGTTGCCAATAAGCTGGATAATCGGAGCTGAGTGGAGGGAACGCCTAAAGCTTTGAGATGCAGCCTTCTCTCACGCCATCCCAGCCTAGGATCACCCCTGTGGGAGCCCATGGACTATGGATGGATACTTCCCACCAACCCCATCTGTCCTGAGTCCCCTCGGCCTTCTCCCCATAAATTGCATTAATCTGCCGTGCCCCAAccctgggggaaactgaggcacggataaGGTGATGGATGTGCCTGATGTCACACAGTGAGGTAGTAAAATCAGGAATAGAATCTACACGTCCTGATGCCCAGCCCcgctgctgtaaccactaggatTCCCTCCCTACCCAGAGCTGATAGTAaactttatcatcatcatcatcatcatattctTTGCAACTGCCTTGGCTGGTGGAATGAACTAGGCcaagggtgcaggagtcagggcctCCCCCTGCCGTCCATATCAGTGGGTGGTGCTGCGGAAAGGGCTCTGTGCTTCAAGGAGGTGAAAGGTGACTCTAAGAGCACAAGGTGCTGCCACAAGCCAGCCTGACTCACTGAGTCACCTCCTGCTGGCGAGGGGCTGCTGTCATGACCTCAGCTACCGTcagctcctgcccccaaccccaactttaacccctagaccccactccctgccccgtgctgaggatagaacccaggggaCCTGACTCCTAGCTCCTACCCAGAGAGTGGTTTGCACAGTGTGGGGTACCTCACCCTTAGCCTCAGTTTACCTGTTCTTAATTTCACCCCATTTTTTCCTCATTTACCCCCCATAACACCCTCTtttcctgccctttcccctgTCTCCCACTGCCCTGGCTTAGGGTGGGGCTGGCATCTGGGACGATTCCTTTGTAGCAGGGCCGTGGCCCTTCAAACCCCCTTTGCAAACAGGAGACCCAGCAGCTGGCAGCCAGAGCTGGAGCTGCCTGCAAAGCGGGTGTGGGGCGCCACCATGTGTGGCCAGGCAGCAGTGCCGGGCCTGCTGCAGGGTCTGGACCCAGCCCAGAGTagagagggaagggggcgggTGGATAGATGGGGATAGGCAGGCAGGTGGAGagagtgacctgaagaagagccctgtgaaAGTTTGGGAAGTAGGTCTAATAAGAGCTATTACTCCATGCGCCTTGTCTGACTCAGATAGGTGGGCCTGGGCCTAGACAGACAGTCAGAGGCAGCGGTGGAGGATGAACCCTGCTTCCACGAACCCCTGCCCCCCTAGATTATTCCACCTTTGCCCAGTAGGGGGAGTCTCCCCCCGCCCACAGCAAGTGCCCCTGGCGCATGTGGGAGCTGGAATACCAGGCTAGTTGGGTGCCCAGGGCTGACCACTCC encodes:
- the NUDT22 gene encoding uridine diphosphate glucose pyrophosphatase NUDT22 isoform X3; this encodes MDPEISIMLQCPSPKGLAETEVQAELSPAYDRRQLPGGQAWIDAVWEARCSHSPWLFNGSKFRLHSAQLDGGSLTFRLGLTCYKDFLGTNRAGMARHLQQQGQQDFGDSQAYLAEPLGVGAMVHTADDCFVFLRRSLRVGEAPGLVDIPGGHPEPQAVVGDVPEESIRLEDLPRQMVVKEIFTSILREIRDEVNLPLPTLSQPVLLGIARNQTSAGRASAEFYVRCSLTSEQVKQRYEIGGPEAQESTGIIFIKREDVLTLEQTGEMWRELCPSAKGAVRLYTLVQGGGQ
- the NUDT22 gene encoding uridine diphosphate glucose pyrophosphatase NUDT22 isoform X1, whose translation is MWGPWGPLSGAVGGMVPMGPSLWGSGSQISRCPEPGVQGRGAQGSTMDPEISIMLQCPSPKGLAETEVQAELSPAYDRRQLPGGQAWIDAVWEARCSHSPWLFNGSKFRLHSAQLDGGSLTFRLGLTCYKDFLGTNRAGMARHLQQQGQQDFGDSQAYLAEPLGVGAMVHTADDCFVFLRRSLRVGEAPGLVDIPGGHPEPQAVVGDVPEESIRLEDLPRQMVVKEIFTSILREIRDEVNLPLPTLSQPVLLGIARNQTSAGRASAEFYVRCSLTSEQVKQRYEIGGPEAQESTGIIFIKREDVLTLEQTGEMWRELCPSAKGAVRLYTLVQGGGQ
- the NUDT22 gene encoding uridine diphosphate glucose pyrophosphatase NUDT22 isoform X4, which codes for MDPEISIMLQCPSPKGLAETEVQAELSPAYDRRQLPGGQAWIDAVWEARCSHSPWLFNGSKFRLHSAQLDGGSLTFRLGLTCYKDFLGTNRAGMARHLQQQGQQDFGDSQAYLAEPLGVGAMAVVGDVPEESIRLEDLPRQMVVKEIFTSILREIRDEVNLPLPTLSQPVLLGIARNQTSAGRASAEFYVRCSLTSEQVKQRYEIGGPEAQESTGIIFIKREDVLTLEQTGEMWRELCPSAKGAVRLYTLVQGGGQ
- the NUDT22 gene encoding uridine diphosphate glucose pyrophosphatase NUDT22 isoform X2 — protein: MWGPWGPLSGAVGGMVPMGPSLWGSGSQISRCPEPGVQGRGAQGSTMDPEISIMLQCPSPKGLAETEVQAELSPAYDRRQLPGGQAWIDAVWEARCSHSPWLFNGSKFRLHSAQLDGGSLTFRLGLTCYKDFLGTNRAGMARHLQQQGQQDFGDSQAYLAEPLGVGAMAVVGDVPEESIRLEDLPRQMVVKEIFTSILREIRDEVNLPLPTLSQPVLLGIARNQTSAGRASAEFYVRCSLTSEQVKQRYEIGGPEAQESTGIIFIKREDVLTLEQTGEMWRELCPSAKGAVRLYTLVQGGGQ